Proteins encoded by one window of uncultured Draconibacterium sp.:
- a CDS encoding SDR family NAD(P)-dependent oxidoreductase, whose product MKTIKTNRKHQVLITGASTGIGYASAIYLDKIGYRVFAGVRTESDAQKLKENGSENLNPVLLDVCNPESINTTCDLISKQLGSDTFSLVNNAGLSLNGPLEILPMDDIRKLLNVNVLGLLSVIQKYLPLIRKNKGRLVNISSGHGLLAIPDKSVYAASKFAVQAISDSLRVELKPFEVSVSNVIVGKVNTSVLGKIENDRRKMLEGANPEVVREYTQLIEYFDKEVKNIPGIEALEVAKIIGDALNNRKPKAQYLIGPGAKKMKVLAGFPRKMRDKMLFNAIYKNKKCNNSAEM is encoded by the coding sequence ATGAAAACAATTAAAACAAATAGAAAACATCAGGTATTAATTACCGGAGCATCAACGGGTATTGGATATGCAAGTGCAATTTATCTCGACAAAATTGGATACCGGGTTTTTGCAGGAGTGAGGACAGAAAGTGACGCACAGAAGCTAAAAGAAAACGGCTCTGAAAACCTTAATCCGGTTCTTCTTGATGTTTGTAACCCTGAATCAATTAATACGACATGCGATCTTATTTCAAAACAATTGGGATCGGATACCTTTAGCCTTGTTAATAACGCGGGATTATCTTTAAATGGGCCGCTTGAAATCCTTCCGATGGATGATATCCGAAAACTTCTGAATGTGAATGTTCTCGGATTGCTATCGGTAATCCAAAAGTACTTACCGCTTATTCGAAAAAACAAAGGAAGGTTGGTAAATATCAGTTCTGGCCATGGTTTACTGGCTATCCCGGATAAAAGCGTTTATGCAGCTTCAAAATTTGCAGTCCAGGCGATCAGTGATTCTTTAAGGGTTGAACTAAAACCATTTGAAGTTTCAGTTTCGAATGTCATTGTTGGCAAAGTAAATACAAGCGTACTTGGAAAAATCGAAAATGACAGAAGGAAGATGTTGGAAGGAGCAAATCCTGAAGTTGTTCGAGAGTATACTCAACTTATTGAATATTTCGACAAGGAAGTAAAAAACATTCCGGGAATTGAAGCTTTAGAAGTGGCAAAAATAATTGGCGATGCGTTGAATAATCGAAAACCCAAAGCACAATACCTAATTGGTCCGGGAGCTAAAAAAATGAAAGTGCTGGCAGGTTTTCCCAGAAAAATGAGAGACAAAATGTTGTTTAATGCCATTTATAAAAATAAGAAGTGTAACAATTCTGCTGAGATGTAG
- a CDS encoding nitroreductase family protein encodes MENIIDQSLCKKCGICAEVCPNKIIGQNGSIHFKNEREHLCLQCGQCMAVCPTKSIQIKGLSYNDFLELRNGKSNYESFMEVLAGRRSVRNFKNQPVRNELVDEIVNSVSYAPFGAAPEKMEISVINSREKIESVLPLISDFFLGLEKMVENPISSIFLRLIAGKENFHTVKNHIYPIAKGGNYNLENGDGITRGAPCLITIHASKNAEAHTNNGVIYATYMMLAAHAVGLGATMIECIIPAINRNNKLKQFFQIPEKNEAIMSIIVGHPKYRFKRTIKRKKHKVHKVE; translated from the coding sequence ATGGAAAACATTATCGATCAATCACTTTGCAAAAAATGCGGAATATGCGCTGAAGTTTGTCCAAATAAAATTATCGGGCAAAACGGTAGCATCCATTTTAAAAACGAAAGAGAACATCTGTGCCTGCAATGCGGGCAATGTATGGCAGTTTGCCCAACAAAATCTATACAAATAAAAGGTCTGTCATATAATGATTTCCTTGAACTACGTAATGGTAAAAGCAATTATGAAAGCTTTATGGAAGTCTTGGCGGGCAGAAGGTCGGTAAGGAATTTTAAAAACCAACCAGTTCGTAATGAATTAGTTGATGAAATAGTAAATTCCGTTTCATATGCTCCTTTTGGCGCAGCACCTGAAAAAATGGAGATTAGCGTAATTAATAGCCGTGAAAAAATTGAATCAGTTTTACCTTTAATTTCAGATTTCTTTCTGGGACTTGAAAAAATGGTTGAAAATCCAATTTCATCCATATTCCTCAGATTAATTGCAGGTAAAGAAAATTTTCATACTGTAAAAAATCACATATACCCAATTGCAAAAGGAGGAAATTATAATCTTGAGAATGGGGATGGGATTACAAGAGGTGCACCGTGTTTAATAACTATCCATGCATCCAAAAATGCCGAAGCTCATACCAATAACGGAGTAATTTACGCAACCTACATGATGCTTGCAGCCCATGCAGTTGGGCTTGGAGCTACAATGATAGAGTGTATTATTCCTGCCATTAACAGAAATAATAAGTTAAAGCAGTTTTTTCAAATTCCCGAAAAGAACGAAGCGATAATGTCTATTATCGTTGGACATCCAAAATATCGATTTAAAAGAACAATAAAACGTAAAAAACACAAAGTTCACAAAGTAGAATAA
- a CDS encoding SDR family oxidoreductase yields the protein MKKQKILLAGATGYLGKYIVAELQKHKYPTRIVVRNKNKIFDNHDSLEVQIAEVTKPETLSGIMQNVDVVISTVGITRQKDGLTYMDVDYKANLNLLQEAKKSGVRKFIYVSAFNADKLNDLKMCKAKEKFVNKLKESNMNFCVIRPNGFFSDITEFLKMAKKGKAELFGKGKFKMNPIHGEDLAEICVLAIESEYKKIEVGGPEIYTHNEIAKLAFDAVNKKTRIGYIPEPIRKMILWFARTFTSSKIYGPIEFFLTVLAMDMIAPQYGKHTLSEYFSEMKSKI from the coding sequence ATGAAGAAACAAAAAATACTTCTGGCAGGAGCTACCGGTTATTTAGGCAAATACATAGTAGCTGAGTTACAAAAACATAAATACCCAACCAGAATTGTAGTAAGAAACAAAAACAAGATCTTCGACAATCATGATTCATTGGAAGTACAAATCGCCGAAGTCACAAAACCAGAAACATTATCGGGAATTATGCAAAATGTTGATGTGGTAATTAGCACAGTTGGAATAACCAGACAAAAAGATGGGCTTACATACATGGATGTAGATTACAAGGCAAACCTGAATTTACTACAAGAAGCAAAAAAATCGGGTGTTCGAAAGTTCATTTATGTTTCGGCTTTTAATGCTGACAAATTAAACGATTTAAAAATGTGTAAAGCCAAGGAGAAATTTGTTAACAAACTCAAGGAGAGCAACATGAACTTTTGTGTGATTCGCCCCAACGGATTTTTCTCAGACATAACTGAATTCCTGAAAATGGCTAAAAAGGGGAAAGCTGAACTCTTTGGAAAAGGAAAATTCAAGATGAATCCCATCCATGGAGAAGACCTTGCGGAAATCTGCGTTTTAGCAATAGAGTCGGAGTATAAAAAGATTGAAGTTGGCGGACCAGAAATATATACACATAACGAAATAGCAAAGTTAGCCTTTGATGCTGTAAATAAGAAAACGAGAATAGGTTATATACCAGAGCCGATTCGAAAAATGATACTCTGGTTTGCACGCACCTTCACGTCTTCCAAAATCTATGGTCCCATAGAGTTTTTTCTTACAGTACTGGCAATGGACATGATAGCTCCTCAGTATGGGAAACATACTTTATCCGAATATTTCAGCGAAATGAAATCAAAAATTTAG